In Silene latifolia isolate original U9 population chromosome 3, ASM4854445v1, whole genome shotgun sequence, a single window of DNA contains:
- the LOC141648507 gene encoding UPF0496 protein At4g34320-like, with amino-acid sequence MGGHMSKKSAESSSEINSGLQYITELTSYEAACRTDASLQTFDTTLHTRTHHVINSLAVGVEVRSLSFDSLKEVTECLLDMNQEVVKVILECKQDIWKTPELFELVEEYFENSLQTLDFCGALEKCLKRVRDSQLLIMVALQQFENEDGAGKTRYLKTLEELKNFKAAGDPFTEEFFQIFQSVYRQQLSMLEKLQLKKNKLDKKLKYIHAWRKVSNIIFVATFAAVLICSVVAAAVAAPHLAAALAAATAIPVGSMGKWIDSLWKNYETALKGQKEVISTMQVGTYVAIKDLDNIRVLIDKLEIELEGLLQNAEFAISEEAVKIGIQEIRKKMGVFTKNVEDLGTQADVCSRDVRRARTVVLQRIIKHPNN; translated from the coding sequence ATGGGAGGACATATGAGCAAGAAATCAGCAGAAAGTTCGTCGGAGATTAACAGTGGTCTTCAGTACATAACTGAGCTCACATCTTATGAGGCAGCTTGTAGAACTGATGCATCTCTGCAAACGTTTGACACTACTCTCCACACGCGTACCCATCACGTGATCAATTCTTTGGCTGTCGGGGTGGAAGTCAGGTCGCTTTCGTTTGATTCCTTGAAGGAAGTGACAGAATGTTTGTTAGATATGAATCAGGAAGTTGTGAAGGTGATCTTGGAGTGCAAGCAAGATATTTGGAAAACCCCGGAATTATTCGAGCTTGTGGAAGAATACTTTGAAAACAGCTTACAAACCCTTGATTTCTGTGGTGCATTGGAGAAATGCCTTAAAAGGGTTCGAGATAGTCAGCTGCTTATAATGGTCGCGCTGCAACAATTTGAAAATGAGGATGGTGCAGGAAAAACAAGGTATTTAAAAACTTTGGAAGAACTGAAGAATTTTAAGGCAGCGGGCGATCCCTTCACCGAGGAGTTTTTCCAGATATTTCAGTCTGTTTACAGACAGCAATTATCAATGCTTGAGAAATTGCAGCTCAAGAAGAACAAGCTTGACAAGAAGCTCAAATACATTCATGCCTGGAGGAAAGTCTCCAACATCATATTTGTAGCCACATTTGCCGCGGTGCTTATCTGCTCGGTGGTGGCCGCTGCCGTTGCTGCACCACATCTGGCAGCAGCTCTAGCTGCAGCGACAGCAATTCCTGTGGGGTCCATGGGGAAATGGATCGACTCTCTCTGGAAGAATTATGAGACTGCATTAAAGGGTCAGAAAGAGGTTATAAGTACTATGCAGGTGGGCACCTATGTTGCTATTAAAGATTTGGATAATATCAGGGTGTTGATTGATAAGCTGGAAATCGAGCTCGAAGGGCTGTTACAGAATGCTGAATTTGCAATCTCAGAAGAAGCTGTAAAAATTGGGATTCAAGAGATCAGAAAGAAGATGGGTGTGTTTACTAAGAATGTGGAGGATTTGGGGACTCAGGCTGATGTGTGCAGTAGGGATGTCAGGAGGGCGAGGACGGTTGTTCTGCAAAGAATCATCAAGCACCCCAACAATTGA
- the LOC141648505 gene encoding putative 1-acyl-sn-glycerol-3-phosphate acyltransferase 5 encodes MNQIDILKLELREPLDLVDKSKHRALSPIRCVRGVICLVLLVLTALMTLVFLGFISAVLLRFFSIHYSRRITSLIFASWLALWPFLFEKINNTRVVFSGATVPVKERVLLLANHRTEVDWMYIWDLALRKGSLGYIKYVLKRSLMKLPVFGWAFHILEFIPVQRKWEIDEPIMYQMLSNLQDPQDPLWLAIFPEGTDFTEPKCIRSQRYAADHGLPILKNVLLPKTKGFFVCLDKLKNSLDAVYDVTIGYKPCCPSFLDNVFGVNPSEVHIHVRRLSVIDIPCSEDEVTSWLMNTFRIKDELLSEFYSSGHFPNEGTQEELPTVKCLVNVVGVLTITSICTFQTFFSTIWIKLYVLLVCVYFSFATKLNYRPVPIFSQLNKCFRNQYMKQALD; translated from the exons ATGAACCAAATAGACATCTTGAAATTGGAATTGAGAGAACCTCTCGATTTAGTGGATAAATCAAAGCATCGTGCTTTATCACCTATAAGGTGTGTCAGGGGCGTGATATGTTTAGTGCTGCTAgttttaactgctttgatgacgCTGGTGTTCCTGGGATTCATAAGTGCTGTCCTGTTACGGTTCTTCAGCATACATTACAGCCGAAGAATTACTTCTCTGATCTTTGCTTCGTGGTTGGCATTATGGCCTTTCTTGTTTGAAAAGATAAACAATACTAGAGTGGTATTTTCTGGAGCGACTGTTCCTGTCAAAGAGCGTGTTCTGTTACTTGCTAACCACAGAACCGAGGTTGATTGGATGTATATATGGGACTTGGCACTGAGAAAGGGTAGCTTGGGGTATATTAAGTATGTTCTTAAGAGAAGCCTAATGAAATTACCTGTATTTGGATGGGCATTTCACATTTTGGAATTTATTCCGGTTCAAAGAAAGTGGGAAATTGATGAACCAATCATGTATCAGATGCTTTCGAATCTGCAGGATCCTCAAGATCCCCTCTGGCTTGCTATTTTTCCGGAAGGCACAGACTTCAC TGAGCCGAAATGCATTAGAAGTCAGAGATATGCAGCTGATCATGGGTTGCCTATCTTGAAAAATGTCCTGCTTCCAAAAACAAAGGGATTCTTTGTCTGCTTGGATAAATTGAAGAACTCTCTGGATGCAG TCTATGACGTGACCATTGGTTACAAGCCTTGCTGCCCGTCCTTCTTAGACAACGTGTTTGGGGTGAACCCTTCCGAAGTTCATATCCACGTTAGACGTCTGTCCGTTATCGACATTCCATGCTCTGAGGATGAGGTGACCTCTTGGTTGATGAACACATTCCGAATCAAAGACGAGCTTCTCTCTGAGTTTTACTCATCAGGCCATTTTCCCAATGAAGGAACTCAAGAGGAGCTCCCCACAGTCAAATGCCTGGTAAATGTTGTCGGTGTTCTGACAATTACCAGTATATGTACATTTCAAACCTTTTTCTCAACCATATGGATTAAGCTATACGTACTTCTGGTATGTGTTTATTTTTCATTTGCGACAAAGTTAAACTATCGTCCAGTTCCTATATTTTCGCAGTTAAACAAATGCTTCAGGAATCAATATATGAAACAGGCCCTAGATTAG